A single genomic interval of Epinephelus fuscoguttatus linkage group LG22, E.fuscoguttatus.final_Chr_v1 harbors:
- the ckap4 gene encoding cytoskeleton-associated protein 4 — protein sequence MTAKNRHKSNSSEKSAASSQEDASKKSQKSTSNGVSGPAPQGPRSGSCLGLVATAVFYIALIGAAGFGAFHLQQVVEEIRETSSRHEESARQSAELSVKMESVAQQVESLRSVVDGLESSLGITRVELEGAVSRMKRGEVETRRVEEALQKLQNDLLRDLSEGINEVKEARERDFSSLEKTVEERLAEVSQSIKASVAEFTEAQGEAQSQLADLKSRLGDMEDPARIKEELSAIVDAVAEIKTSKQAADASADSFREQVGAVRSELQTRNQEVASLSQEVETMRSVVQENVGSLRQALSAAEADVQVLKDKSMTLESSVEQTTDAVRDVEKQVNAAAAQALKKSDELEARVKTTEESGDSLSASVSDITSKVESLFAKYDTHESTLSAQGQAVEKVKTGLEQEMEALKSSFGELQSNMAALSGSQTKLLSKDSSLDQQVVDLEKRLVALEESSSNMKPEQIQSIKSMVAELESKAAKLEGHDQAIAALQKAVKRLERIEEGLIFG from the exons ATGACTGCGAAAAACCGACACAAGAGCAACTCCAGCGAGAAGAGCGCCGCATCCAGCCAGGAGGATGCGTCGAAGAAAAGCCAGAAGAGCACCAGTAACGGGGTGAGTGGCCCCGCACCTCAGGGGCCACGATCAGGGAGCTGCCTCGGGCTCGTCGCCACCGCCGTGTTTTACATCGCGTTAATAGGCGCCGCTGGGTTTGGGGCTTTTCATTTACAGCAAGTTGTGGAGGAAATTCGGGAGACGAGCTCCAGGCATGAGGAGAGCGCGCGGCAGAGCGCAGAGCTGAGCGTGAAAATGGAGAGTGTCGCTCAACAG GTGGAGTCTCTGAGGAGTGTCGTGGACGGGCTGGAGTCATCACTGGGCATCACACGGGTGGAGCTGGAAGGCGCCGTCAGCAGGATGAAGAGGGGCGAGGTGGAAACGAGGAGGGTGGAGGAAGCCCTTCAGAAGCTCCAGAACGATCTACTCAGGGACCTTTCAGAGGGCATTAATGAGGTGAAGGAGGCCCGAGAGAGGGACTTCTCCTCTCTGGAGAAGACTGTGGAGGAGCGTCTGGCTGAGGTCAGTCAGTCCATCAAAGCCAGCGTGGCGGAGTTCACTGAAGCTCAGGGTGAAGCTCAGAGCCAGCTGGCTGATCTCAAGTCCCGCCTGGGTGACATGGAGGACCCTGCGCGCATCAAAGAGGAGCTCTCCGCTATTGTCGATGCTGTGGCTGAAATCAAAACATCCAAACAGGCTGCTGATGCCTCAGCTGATTCATTCAGGGAGCAGGTAGGTGCTGTGAGGTCAGAGCTCCAGACGCGAAACCAGGAAGTTGCCTCACTGTCACAGGAAGTTGAAACAATGAGGTCAGTAGTGCAAGAGAATGTCGGGAGTCTGAGGCAGGCGCTGTCTGCAGCAGAGGCTGATGTCCAGGTCCTCAAGGACAAAAGCATGACACTGGAGAGCAGCGTGGAGCAGACCACTGATGCTGTCCGTGACGTAGAGAAGCAGGTGAATGCAGCAGCCGCCCAGGCCCTGAAAAAATCAGACGAGCTGGAAGCCAGAGTTAAAACCACAGAGGAGAGCGGAGATTCACTGTCAGCATCAGTATCAGACATCACCTCCAAAGTGGAGTCACTATTCGCCAAATACGACACCCATGAAAGCACCCTGTCTGCGCAGGGTCAGGCCGTGGAGAAAGTCAAAACCGGCTTGGAGCAGGAGATGGAGGCACTGAAGAGCAGTTTTGGGGAGCTCCAGTCCAACATGGCCGCTCTGAGTGGCAGCCAGACCAAGCTGTTGTCGAAGGACTCCAGCCTGGATCAGCAGGTGGTGGACTTGGAGAAGAGGCTCGTCGCTCTGGAggaaagcagcagcaacatgaagcCAGAGCAGATACAGAGCATAAAAAGCATGGTAGCTGAGCTGGAGAGCAAAGCAGCTAAGCTAGAAGGCCACGACCAGGCTATAGCTGCTCTGCAGAAAGCTGTGAAGAGGTTAGAACGGATAGAGGAGGGCCTCATATTTGGTTGA
- the LOC125882710 gene encoding complement C1q-like protein 2 → MEHMFLLLSLVSSSLCIGSNSHLGTGTSMAVCQPDTCTMLSEVAAMREKLAAMTHTQSTLEQNLSTMMQKMSTVGAELQSYKSQVEELQRANQDQAEQLKALAAVTFANTSRVAFSVALGNSVGPFQENMPLKYQKIISNIGSGYNPATGIFTARVRGVYYFRYTMYNNNAGEPNSVLALMMNSQPMVFTWDTTGSDNNDSASNAVVLQLDAGDSVYVRLWAKRQVYDDGGNYNTFSGFLLFTV, encoded by the coding sequence ATGGAGCATATGTTCCTGCTGTTGTCGTTGGTTTCCAGCAGCCTGTGCATTGGGAGCAACAGTCACCTGGGGACTGGGACCAGCATGGCAGTCTGCCAACCTGACACCTGCACCATGCTCAGTGAGGTGGCAGCCATGAGGGAGAAGCTGGCagccatgacacacacacagagcacgcTCGAACAGAACCTCAGCACCATGATGCAGAAAATGTCCACCGTTGGAGCCGAACTGCAGTCCTACAAAAGCCAGGTCGAGGAGCTCCAGAGGGCAAACCAAGATCAGGCCGAGCAGCTGAAGGCACTGGCAGCAGTTACATTTGCAAACACGTCGAGGGTGGCTTTCTCCGTTGCTTTGGGAAACTCAGTTGGTCCGTTTCAAGAGAACATGCcactaaaatatcaaaaaatcaTCTCCAACATCGGCAGTGGCTACAACCCTGCCACTGGTATCTTCACCGCCAGGGTCAGAGGAGTGTACTACTTCAGGTACACCATGTACAACAACAATGCCGGTGAGCCCAACTCGGTGTTGGCCCTCATGATGAACAGCCAGCCAATGGTGTTTACCTGGGACACTACAGGGAGCGATAACAACGACAGTGCATCCAATGCGGTAGTGCTGCAGCTTGATGCCGGAGACAGTGTGTACGTAAGGCTCTGGGCAAAAAGACAGGTCTATGACGACGGCGGTAACTACAACACCTTCAGCGGATTCCTGCTCTTCACCGTGTGA
- the LOC125882704 gene encoding inhibitor of nuclear factor kappa-B kinase-interacting protein isoform X1 → MPAELKQRKKSQKQSDEGSETSASNVKDETQKVKTEGGNNTGANKTSSGLDIRGLMCLLSLVACGALSWMVLQQNERFTEIEEKYRSLHVKTSSLFDMEEEVLKVSKKLAASEDDLQEALSTVSLATRLQQEISTLHSAVMGMQADENSASRDLQAVNGHFLNVTETWQERLAAINSDLSALKAESREAHATATERVNEAEQRARALTEKLEELEASTKRNARAMERTEEDDTKRAQDHLDWNTKQIQTLEQQVSTLSKREAELSSQLQEHIPRALECEEHLPQVEEAVRSILKLAGDLNGAEKRLEEVTLQVFGTEDSMLKALSEILEIRQELDTLQAQNSILKMKNELSVVKEAVRELTMVLRGDTVDSQKDSDAVEEEEWKYDEMEEDEEWEKDDIDETTQTPLDDLTE, encoded by the exons ATGCCTGCTGAGTTAAAACAGAGGaagaagtcacagaaacaaagtGATGAAGGGTCCGAAACGTCCGCTTCAAATGTCAAAGATGAAACGCAAAAGGTGAAGACAGAAGGTGGAAACAACACAGGAGCGAATAAAACGTCCTCTGGTTTGGATATTAGAGGCTTAATGTGCTTATTGTCGCTTGTAGCTTGCGGGGCTCTCAGTTG GATGGTGCTGCAACAGAACGAGAGGTTTACTGAAATTGAGGAGAAGTACAGATCTTTACACGTAAAGACTTCAAGTCTGTTCGACATGGAGGAAGAAGTCCTGAAGGTTTCCAAAAAG CTTGCCGCCTCTGAGGACGACCTACAGGAGGCGCTCTCCACTGTCTCCTTGGCGACGCGACTCCAGCAGGAGATCTCCACCCTCCACAGTGCCGTGATGGGGATGCAAGCTGATGAGAACTCTGCCTCCCGTGACCTGCAGGCAGTTAACGGCCACTTCCTCAACGTGACGGAGACGTGGCAGGAGCGTCTAGCTGCCATCAACTCCGACCTGTCTGCCCTGAAGGCTGAGTCACGGGAAGCTCACGCCACAGCCACAGAGCGGGTTAACGAGGCTGAGCAGAGGGCCCGGGCGCTGACGGAGAAGCTGGAGGAGCTCGAGGCCAGCACAAAGAGGAATGCCCGAGCTATGGAGCGCACAGAGGAAGACGATACCAAACGGGCGCAGGATCATCTGGACTGGAACACCAAGCAGATCCAAACCCTGGAGCAGCAGGTCAGCACCCTGAGCAAAAGAGAGGCGGAGCTCAGCTCTCAGCTCCAGGAGCACATTCCCCGAGCGCTTGAGTGTGAAGAGCACCTGCCCCAGGTGGAGGAGGCGGTGCGCTCCATCCTGAAGCTGGCGGGTGATCTGAATGGGGCAGAGAAGCGTCTGGAAGAGGTGACGCTGCAGGTGTTTGGGACTGAAGACAGCATGCTGAAAGCACTCAGTGAAATCCTTGAGATCAGGCAGGAGCTGGACACCCTGCAGGCTCAAAACAGCATCCTGAAGATGAAGAATGAGTTGTCCGTGGTTAAAGAGGCGGTCCGTGAACTCACCATGGTGCTTAGGGGAGACACTGTCGACAGCCAAAAGGACTCTGAtgctgtggaggaagaggaatgGAAATACGATgagatggaggaggatgaggagtgGGAAAAAGACGACATAGATGAGACAACTCAAACTCCACTCGATGACCTCACTgaatga
- the LOC125882704 gene encoding inhibitor of nuclear factor kappa-B kinase-interacting protein isoform X2, with protein MPAELKQRKKSQKQSDEGSETSASNVKDETQKVKTEGGNNTGANKTSSGLDIRGLMCLLSLVACGALSWMVLQQNERFTEIEEKYRSLHVKTSSLFDMEEEVLKVSKKCESVQLMLEGLGGQQGALQPQLEGLEQEVSRLKEWAFGLNEKRAQLQTSLTSLRDAVGQIEERTSAIAKDFVNKVASVRTDVRRMDGLQSELESLLTQVAELEDKTAQVERSMVKRIGDVLANSIDRVSNLRSASERNSQAIEQLRRRIPELTAADTQISERLRELESGRARLIRTVTFASDLKPKVAAIKRDFRAFEPQLSDLTLRIGRLAEDLMKREQEVAELRQTLANLTAVEGDLSVTSKQVSEMTDLSEMPQPT; from the exons ATGCCTGCTGAGTTAAAACAGAGGaagaagtcacagaaacaaagtGATGAAGGGTCCGAAACGTCCGCTTCAAATGTCAAAGATGAAACGCAAAAGGTGAAGACAGAAGGTGGAAACAACACAGGAGCGAATAAAACGTCCTCTGGTTTGGATATTAGAGGCTTAATGTGCTTATTGTCGCTTGTAGCTTGCGGGGCTCTCAGTTG GATGGTGCTGCAACAGAACGAGAGGTTTACTGAAATTGAGGAGAAGTACAGATCTTTACACGTAAAGACTTCAAGTCTGTTCGACATGGAGGAAGAAGTCCTGAAGGTTTCCAAAAAG TGTGAGAGCGTCCAGCTGATGCTGGAGGGTCTCGGGGGTCAGCAGGGGGCTCTGCAGCCTCAGCTGGAGGGTTTGGAGCAGGAAGTGAGCCGCCTGAAGGAGTGGGCCTTTGGGCTGAATGAGAAACGAGCTCAGCTTCAGACCAGCCTGACCTCACTGAGAGACGCCGTGGGACAGATCGAAGAGCGCACCTCAGCCATCGCAAAGGACTTTGTCAACAAG GTGGCGTCAGTAAGGACAGATGTGCGCAGGATGGACGGTCTACAGTCTGAGCTGGAGTCTCTGCTCACTCAGGTGGCAGAGCTGGAAGACAAGACCGCTCAGGTGGAGCGCAGCATGGTCAAACGCATCGGGGATGTACTGGCCAACAGCATTGACCGAGTCTCAAACCTGCGCTCTGCGTCCGAACGCAACAGTCAGGCCATAGAGCAGCTTCGCAGGCGCATTCCTGAACTCACCGCTGCTGACACACAGATCTCTGAGCGCTTGAGGGAGCTGGAGAGCGGCAGAGCTCGTCTGATAAGAACAGTGACGTTTGCCAGCGACCTCAAACCGAAGGTTGCTGCCATTAAAAGAGACTTCAGGGCGTTTGAGCCTCAGCTGTCAGATCTGACTCTGCGGATAGGAAGACTGGCAGAGGATCTTAtgaagagagagcaggaggtcGCTGAGCTAAGACAGACTCTGGCTAACCTCACTGCAGTAGAGGGAGATTTAAGTGTAACAAGTAAACAGGTTAGTGAAATGACTGATTTATCTGAGATGCCCCAGCCCACATGA